The nucleotide window ACGCGTTTCGCCCTGTGGGCCTGACCAACGGGCAATTCTCGCTCATGATGTCTTTGAACCGCCCGGAACCACCTGGTATGGCAGCCTTGGCGTCGCTACTCGCAATGGATCGGACCACCCTGACGGCGGCCCTTAAGCCCCTGCAGCACCGCGCTCTGCTCGAGATCATGGTGGACCCGGCCGACGGCCGCGCCCGTTTGATGACGCTGACGCCTAAGGGGCGAAGATTGCTTGCGCGCGCCGTTCTTATCTGGGAGAGTACCCACCTCGCGGTTGAGGGTCTGCTTGGCGATCGCAAACCCGAGCGCCTCCGGAACGATCTACGGGCACTCTCCTGATCATCCCAAGGTGTGGAGAAATCTCTTCTTTGGCTGGGTTCGATTTGCTTCAAAGTGTCGGCAATGGGAAGTTATCCGCGATGCCGATGGGTGGCGATAATGTAGA belongs to Terriglobales bacterium and includes:
- a CDS encoding MarR family winged helix-turn-helix transcriptional regulator, giving the protein MSMVPKSSFATTLLVRDSCLCLHVQRAARALARRFDDAFRPVGLTNGQFSLMMSLNRPEPPGMAALASLLAMDRTTLTAALKPLQHRALLEIMVDPADGRARLMTLTPKGRRLLARAVLIWESTHLAVEGLLGDRKPERLRNDLRALS